A single Strix aluco isolate bStrAlu1 chromosome 20, bStrAlu1.hap1, whole genome shotgun sequence DNA region contains:
- the MRPS2 gene encoding small ribosomal subunit protein uS2m isoform X2: MAVPRLLRAAAPRLYSSVSAPVPVPVPVPVPAPPSAVDDSLLSKPLSHPDFFNLKELFSLKDLFNARVHLGHKKGCRHRFMEPYIFGCRLDQDIIDLDQTMEHLQLALNFTAHIAYRKGIILFVSRKRQFCHLIESTARECGEYAHTRYWQGGLLTNAHIQLGSGVRLPDLIIFLSTLSNIFEPHVAIQDAAKMNIPTVGVVDTNCNPCLITYPIPGNDDSPTAMELYCKLFKMTIIRAKEKRRQREIFDELRRKAEGK; this comes from the exons ATGGCGGTGCCGCGGCTCCTGCGGGCAG CAGCCCCGCGGCTCTACAGCAGTGTAtcggccccggtcccggtcccggtcccggtcccggtcccggccccgcccAGCG CTGTGGATGACAGTCTGCTGTCCAAGCCTCTCAGCCACCCTGACTTCTTCAACCTGAAGGAGCTCTTCTCCCTGAAAGATCTCTTCAACGCCCGCGTGCACCTGGGGCATAAAAAGGGATGTCGGCATAG GTTTATGGAACCCTACATCTTCGGCTGCCGCCTGGATCAGGACATCATCGACTTGGATCAGACGATGGAACACCTCCAGCTGGCCCTCAACTTCACCGCCCACATCGCCTACCGCAAGGGCATCATCCTCTTCGTCAGCCGCAAGCGCCAGTTCTGCCACCTGATCGAGAGCACAGCGCGGGAGTGCGGGGAGTACGCCCACACCCGTTACTGGCAGGGCGGCCTGCTCACCAACGCCCACATCCAGCTCGGGTCCGGCGTCCGCCTGCCCGACCTCATCATCTTCCTCAGCACCCTCAGCAACATCTTCGAGCCTCACGTGGCCATCCAGGATGCTGCCAAGATGAACATCCCCACGGTGGGGGTGGTGGACACAAACTGCAACCCCTGTTTGATCACCTACCCCATCCCCGGGAATGACGACAGCCCCACCGCCATGGAGCTCTACTGCAAGCTCTTCAAGATGACCATCATCCGTGCCAAGGAAAAAAGGCGGCAGAGAGAGATCTTCGACGAGCTGCGGAGGAAAGCGGAGGGCAAGTAG
- the PPP1R26 gene encoding protein phosphatase 1 regulatory subunit 26 has product MFLMNASPLVALQTKWESFGPARNCRYPVCFSESEGDVSRTSVSAKVQMIINNLQSQESPLGMNNEYDCIMQKKQKGEKGTSNRVPSSTTLLRKHPQYTKCGCPADSDDTEVEENVGFGTLLLDSDSDDSVDRGIEEAIQEYLKAKSKSDQSLQRDAECSENISRDKRFKREFSQNKMASNLLPVKFKAEMLSEEYLSDHLGIGKRLQPASPQSISSDDSFEQSIQAEIVQFLNEKKQQEISKCVTGEDKKDSHVRSVLKCNKETPNKNCGAIKQGCNALLLRHHPKLQKTSTQSKCLQSKIQEEPGDLSQVNQAYLEMATASQPWLVEQNEESGANYWETRGALMNESMPTSDSSSDDGIEEAIQLYQLEKIRKEAGHATDCVPLQREQFDTKGMADISASLTISSTKSASPEIHKSPISNKRKEINSKSTELESTSNEFNKLFKPLKKARHFAPPENKIAACELTLQASCRADTSAELMCAEAILDISKTIMPSQMGSDNRSLAADSFFSPQLLSSSRCESDSSLVDSDDSIEQEIRAFLALKAQSENLGTKPPSLSHSIQMPLPSDQNSLTSTLEPSLPKTLKLSLSRKRRLKREGRIAKQGASKTPVQLETGLFQPGNYSKFPVLQEECALSSPAALCDAQRLSSKETRQQQPVSSELSGSVGRCVALDSVNPFMQVQSSTRNLMKNTIQTQERDGSDDESSSLDSDEDLDSAIKDLLRSKRKLKKKSKDQKSQCKKRVRFSETETQLLDEFSSLQQNECKCKNPVLLKSCLSKPRKAVKENAIRNPPDNINIKLPSEKPETMKNLEFNLQLKKGYKPKSVSNPNNLQVAKNKKCAFTAASDADDSSSVDSDDSIEQEIRKFLAEKAKDSASNSEAPKDDATLDLLRVTKQTTNKGKAKQQPVESEIDLMLGQSKKTEVSQQTEELKNSQRMEGKSAMLHGSGRSASAAENVGLHTTGQSKAKQGAVGVKGVAGGELSGNTTGKKDVPNTQPGQKTLPPKTSKSEGCKVRKVINAKSRSKRKNTFHLKISSKFIAGLKYARDRKKSMLLNKRQKAERLLAQSSALGAEVTSQDTDVLSQGRGAPLPKGECSGESTTAIKESSSSQKLAAEVSSPHVAETCDRLEAAPLYIREEAEGCGTANASGDHSDSHSSLPLQEQSVAAVKVDKVSRETSKAENTQMWIEEGDTHRDSWANSNLDPPCPEHSIVVGKADQVSRDTSQQSTCVCSKGEDNQQDNRPDPSSGCPLQELNVTAVTVDKTSGGTCTDNSRQMCIKKEKITCQDSERQEEIQVSSSSLEGKIPVLQNRETACEVGQGQEVLDKTCAKFTDVPAGDCPDSLLKRNVSNM; this is encoded by the coding sequence ATGTTCCTTATGAATGCTTCTCCTCTGGTAGCTCTTCAGACAAAATGGGAGTCCTTTGGACCAGCAAGGAATTGTAGATACCCCGTTTGCTTCTCTGAATCTGAAGGGGACGTCTCTAGAACCTCTGTAAGTGCAAAAGTTCAGATGATCATAAACAACCTGCAAAGTCAAGAGTCTCCCCTGGGTATGAACAATGAGTATGATTGTATTatgcagaagaaacaaaagggagaaaaaggcacTAGTAACAGAGTCCCATCGAGCACCACTTTGCTACGGAAGCATCCTCAATATACCAAGTGTGGTTGCCCTGCTGATTCGGATGACACTGAAGTGGAAGAGAATGTGGGGTTTGGGACTCTCTTACTCGATTCCGATAGCGACGATTCTGTCGACCGAGGTATAGAAGAAGCCATTCAAGAGTActtgaaagcaaaaagcaaaagcgACCAGTCGTTACAAAGGGACGCGGAGTGTTCTGAGAATATAAGCAGAGACAAAAGGTTTAAAAGAGAATTCTCCCAGAACAAAATGGCTAGTAACCTTCTCCCTGTGAAATTCAAAGCTGAGATGCTCTCTGAAGAGTACCTGTCTGACCACCTGGGCATCGGTAAAAGGCTACAGCCTGCTTCCCCTCAGAGCATCAGTAGCGATGACTCTTTTGAACAGAGCATACAAGCTGAAATAGTGCAGTTCTTGAACgagaagaagcagcaagaaaTTAGTAAGTGTGTGACTGGGGAGGATAAAAAGGATTCCCATGTGAGATCTGTTCTAAAATGCAACAaagaaacaccaaacaaaaacTGTGGTGCTATAAAGCAAGGTTGTAACGCTCTCCTCTTGAGACACCATCCCAAGCTACAGAAAACCAGCACGCAGTCCAAGTGTTTGCAGTCTAAAATCCAAGAAGAGCCTGGTGATCTCAGCCAGGTGAACCAAGCGTACCTAGAAATGGCCACTGCCAGCCAGCCCTGGTTAGTGgagcaaaatgaagaaagtggaGCTAATTACTGGGAGACGAGGGGAGCGCTTATGAACGAGAGCATGCCCACGTCTGACTCGAGTAGCGATGATGGCATTGAAGAAGCCATTCAGCTTTATCAGCTGGAGAAAATCAGGAAGGAGGCAGGTCATGCAACAGACTGTGTCCCTTTGCAGAGGGAACAATTTGATACAAAGGGAATGGCGGACATTTCTGCAAGCCTGACAATTAGCTCAACAAAAAGTGCCTCACCAGAAATCCATAAAAGCCCTATAAGcaacaagagaaaagaaattaattcaaagtCAACAGAATTAGAAAGTACCAGCAATGAATTTAACAAGCTGTttaaaccactgaaaaaagcTAGACATTTTGCACCTCCGGAAAACAAGATTGCTGCTTGCGAGCTCACATTGCAGGCCTCTTGCAGAGCAGACACATCTGCAGAACTCATGTGTGCAGAAGCAATCCTTGATATTTCCAAAACAATCATGCCATCCCAAATGGGAAGTGACAACAGATCACTGGCTGCAGACTCCTTCTTTTCTCCCcagcttctctcctcctcccGTTGCGAAAGTGACAGCAGCCTTGTGGACAGTGATGATAGTATAGAGCAAGAAATCAGGGCTTTTTTGGCTCTGAAAGCACAGTCAGAAAACCTTGGAACAAAGCCTCCCAGCCTGTCACACTCAATCCAGATGCCTTTGCCTTCTGATCAAAACAGCCTCACTAGtacccttgagccttctcttcccaaaACGCTGAAGCTGTCTCTGAGTCGTAAAAGGAGACTTAAAAGGGAAGGCAGAATAGCGAAACAAGGTGCATCAAAAACACCCGTACAGCTGGAGACAGGACTTTTCCAGCCAGGTAACTACTCAAAATTTCCTGTGCTCCAAGAGGAGTGTGCCCTGAGCAGCCCCGCAGCACTCTGTGATGCTCAAAGGCTCAGTAGCAAAGAAACTAGGCAGCAGCAGCCGGTGTCTTCCGAATTATCCGGATCAGTTGGCAGATGTGTGGCCTTGGACTCCGTAAACCCTTTTATGCAGGTTCAGAGTAGCACAAGAAACCTTATGAAAAATACCATCCAAACTCAAGAGAGGGATGGTTCGGATGATGAGAGCAGTTCTCTAGATAGTGATGAGGACCTTGATAGTGCTATCAAGGACCTTTTACGgtctaaaagaaaattaaagaagaagTCCAAGGACCAGAAATCTCAGTGCAAGAAGAGGGTCAGATTTAGCGAGACAGAAACTCAGCTGCTGGATGAATTTAGTAGCCTCCAACAAAACGAGTGCAAATGTAAAAATCCCGTGCTACTGAAAAGCTGCCTCTCAAAACCTAGAAAAGCTGTGAAAGAGAATGCCATCAGAAATCCTCCAGACAACATAAATATCAAACTTCCCAGTGAAAAACCAGAAACCATGAAGAACTTGGAGTTTAACTTGCAGCTTAAAAAAGGATATAAACCTAAATCAGTTTCAAACCCGAATAACCTGCAggtagctaaaaataaaaaatgtgctttCACAGCTGCGTCAGACGCTGATGACAGCAGTTCAGTGGACAGCGATGACAGCATCGAACAAGAAATTAGGAAGTTTTTGGCAGAAAAAGCTAAAGACTCTGCAAGCAATTCAGAGGCACCGAAAGATGATGCAACTCTGGACCTATTGAGAGTGACCAAACAAACTACtaataaaggaaaagcaaagcaacagcCGGTCGAAAGTGAGATTGACCTCATGCTGGGTCAGAGTAAAAAGACTGAGGTGTCTCAGCAAACTGAGGAGTTGAAGAACTCTCAGAGAATGGAAGGGAAAAGTGCAATGTTACACGGCAGTGGGAGATCTGCTTCTGCTGCAGAGAATGTTGGTCTTCATACTACTGGTCAGTCAAAAGCTAAGCAAGGTGCAGTGGGGGTTAAAGGTGTTGCTGGTGGTGAGTTATCTGGAAACACAACAGGTAAAAAGGATGTCCCTAATACACAGCCCGGGCAGAAAACGCTCCCACCTAAAACCAGCAAAAGCGAAGGTTGTAAAGTACGAAAAGTAATTAATGCAAAGTCTAGATCTAAAAGAAAGAATACTTTTCACCTAAAAATTTCAAGTAAATTTATTGCAGGTCTCAAGTATGCTCGGGACAGGAAGAAATCCATGCTTTTGAACAAAAGGCAGAAAGCAGAGCGTTTGCTTGCCCAGAGCAGTGCGTTAGGAGCGGAGGTCACTTCCCAGGATACGGATGTGCTCAGCCAGGGAAGAGGAGCCCCCTTGCCAAAAGGTGAATGTAGTGGGGAGAGTACGACAGCGATAAAAGAATCCAGTTCTTCTCAGAAGCTCGCTGCGGAAGTGTCGAGTCCCCACGTAGCAGAAACCTGTGACAGACTGGAGGCTGCTCCTTTGTATATCAGAGAGGAAGCAGAGGGTTGCGGGACGGCTAATGCTTCGGGAGACCACTCGGATTCACACTCGAGTCTCCCCTTGCAGGAGCAGAGTGTGGCAGCAGTAAAAGTAGATAAGGTTAGCAGAGAAACATCCAAAGCTGAGAACACACAGATGTGGATCGAGGAAGGAGATACCCACAGAGACAGCTGGGCCAATTCAAATTTAGATCCCCCATGCCCTGAACACAGCATAGTGGTGGGAAAAGCAGATCAAGTTAGCAGAGACACGTCCCAGCAGAGTACATGTGTGTGCAGTAAGGGCGAGGATAACCAGCAGGACAACAGGCCAGATCCAAGTTCAGGTTGCCCACTGCAGGAACTCAATGTCACAGCAGTAACAGTGGATAAAACTAGTGGAGGAACGTGTACAGATAACAGTAGGCAGATGTgcattaagaaggaaaaaattacctGCCAGGACAGTGAGAGGCAGGAAGAAATTCAGGTATCCAGCTCcagtttggaaggaaaaataCCTGTCCTGCAGAATAGGGAAACTGCTTGTGAAGTGGGCCAAGGGCAGGAAGTTTTAGACAAAACATGTGCAAAATTTACTGATGTACCCGCAGGGGACTGCCCAGATTCCCTcttgaaaagaaatgtttcaaatatGTAA
- the PIERCE1 gene encoding piercer of microtubule wall 1 protein, with amino-acid sequence MLRARRPQREEEEQEEGQAVPSASCGRGPGSERSLPARSVSLPGQRGAPSSSPMSLPEAAGSAGPRTSDWYRTSPGLPGRFQHPACFRGYGKPEPPPRYRTTNQVYGSKAPTVHEVPTFFHVTSHAFSSTLGQCGMYRNNGLNTSLEKSHVTGPANFITSSDHLNFHPSYNPSAPSHC; translated from the exons ATGCTCCGTGCCCGGCGGCCGCAGCgcgaggaggaggagcaggaggaaggtcAGGCGGTGCCTTCCGCTTCctgcgggcgggggccgggctcGGAGCGATCGCTGCCCGCCCGCAGCGTCTCGTTGCCGGGACAACGCGGAGCCCCGTCCTCGTCCCCCATGTCCCTCCCGGaggccgcgggcagcgccggtCCCCGCACCAGCGACTGGTACCGCACCAGCCCCGGCCTCCCCGGCCGCTTCCAGCACCCCGCCTGCTTCCGCGGCTACGG GAAGCCGGAGCCTCCCCCCCGGTACCGGACCACCAACCAGGTCTACGGCAGCAAAGCCCCCACGGTGCACGAGGTGCCG ACCTTCTTCCACGTCACCTCACACGCGTTTTCCAGTACTCTGGGACAGTGTGGCATGTACAGAAATAACGGGCTCAACACCTCCCTAGAGAAGAGCCACGTCACCGGCCCGGCCAACTTCATCACCAGCTCTGACCACCTCAACTTCCATCCCAGCTACAACCCCAGCGCCCCGTCGCACTGTTAG
- the MRPS2 gene encoding small ribosomal subunit protein uS2m isoform X1, whose protein sequence is MAVPRLLRAGERVVPGPARPGSAPPHPCDPRVSLPAAAPRLYSSVSAPVPVPVPVPVPAPPSAVDDSLLSKPLSHPDFFNLKELFSLKDLFNARVHLGHKKGCRHRFMEPYIFGCRLDQDIIDLDQTMEHLQLALNFTAHIAYRKGIILFVSRKRQFCHLIESTARECGEYAHTRYWQGGLLTNAHIQLGSGVRLPDLIIFLSTLSNIFEPHVAIQDAAKMNIPTVGVVDTNCNPCLITYPIPGNDDSPTAMELYCKLFKMTIIRAKEKRRQREIFDELRRKAEGK, encoded by the exons ATGGCGGTGCCGCGGCTCCTGCGGGCAGGTGAGCGGGTCgtgcccggcccagcccggcccggctcggcccccCCCCACCCGTGTGACCCCCGTGTTTCTCTCCCCGCAGCAGCCCCGCGGCTCTACAGCAGTGTAtcggccccggtcccggtcccggtcccggtcccggtcccggccccgcccAGCG CTGTGGATGACAGTCTGCTGTCCAAGCCTCTCAGCCACCCTGACTTCTTCAACCTGAAGGAGCTCTTCTCCCTGAAAGATCTCTTCAACGCCCGCGTGCACCTGGGGCATAAAAAGGGATGTCGGCATAG GTTTATGGAACCCTACATCTTCGGCTGCCGCCTGGATCAGGACATCATCGACTTGGATCAGACGATGGAACACCTCCAGCTGGCCCTCAACTTCACCGCCCACATCGCCTACCGCAAGGGCATCATCCTCTTCGTCAGCCGCAAGCGCCAGTTCTGCCACCTGATCGAGAGCACAGCGCGGGAGTGCGGGGAGTACGCCCACACCCGTTACTGGCAGGGCGGCCTGCTCACCAACGCCCACATCCAGCTCGGGTCCGGCGTCCGCCTGCCCGACCTCATCATCTTCCTCAGCACCCTCAGCAACATCTTCGAGCCTCACGTGGCCATCCAGGATGCTGCCAAGATGAACATCCCCACGGTGGGGGTGGTGGACACAAACTGCAACCCCTGTTTGATCACCTACCCCATCCCCGGGAATGACGACAGCCCCACCGCCATGGAGCTCTACTGCAAGCTCTTCAAGATGACCATCATCCGTGCCAAGGAAAAAAGGCGGCAGAGAGAGATCTTCGACGAGCTGCGGAGGAAAGCGGAGGGCAAGTAG
- the MRPS2 gene encoding small ribosomal subunit protein uS2m isoform X3: protein MAVPRLLRAAPRLYSSVSAPVPVPVPVPVPAPPSAVDDSLLSKPLSHPDFFNLKELFSLKDLFNARVHLGHKKGCRHRFMEPYIFGCRLDQDIIDLDQTMEHLQLALNFTAHIAYRKGIILFVSRKRQFCHLIESTARECGEYAHTRYWQGGLLTNAHIQLGSGVRLPDLIIFLSTLSNIFEPHVAIQDAAKMNIPTVGVVDTNCNPCLITYPIPGNDDSPTAMELYCKLFKMTIIRAKEKRRQREIFDELRRKAEGK, encoded by the exons ATGGCGGTGCCGCGGCTCCTGCGGGCAG CCCCGCGGCTCTACAGCAGTGTAtcggccccggtcccggtcccggtcccggtcccggtcccggccccgcccAGCG CTGTGGATGACAGTCTGCTGTCCAAGCCTCTCAGCCACCCTGACTTCTTCAACCTGAAGGAGCTCTTCTCCCTGAAAGATCTCTTCAACGCCCGCGTGCACCTGGGGCATAAAAAGGGATGTCGGCATAG GTTTATGGAACCCTACATCTTCGGCTGCCGCCTGGATCAGGACATCATCGACTTGGATCAGACGATGGAACACCTCCAGCTGGCCCTCAACTTCACCGCCCACATCGCCTACCGCAAGGGCATCATCCTCTTCGTCAGCCGCAAGCGCCAGTTCTGCCACCTGATCGAGAGCACAGCGCGGGAGTGCGGGGAGTACGCCCACACCCGTTACTGGCAGGGCGGCCTGCTCACCAACGCCCACATCCAGCTCGGGTCCGGCGTCCGCCTGCCCGACCTCATCATCTTCCTCAGCACCCTCAGCAACATCTTCGAGCCTCACGTGGCCATCCAGGATGCTGCCAAGATGAACATCCCCACGGTGGGGGTGGTGGACACAAACTGCAACCCCTGTTTGATCACCTACCCCATCCCCGGGAATGACGACAGCCCCACCGCCATGGAGCTCTACTGCAAGCTCTTCAAGATGACCATCATCCGTGCCAAGGAAAAAAGGCGGCAGAGAGAGATCTTCGACGAGCTGCGGAGGAAAGCGGAGGGCAAGTAG